GTTTCTACTAcacaacacataaattgggtggacttCGGAgagagattacaaaggtagaggtggcggccaaagacacagcgatgtacacccgatgtagctacaattggtaccTGATCTTACTAATGTAGCAGGCTTGCTCACGTAAGACGGTAGtacctctctctcatgtcTCAGAGAGAGAACATGCTCGTCTCTAAATGAGAGCGAAGTACGAGAGAGCGTCGAGTCAGTCTGGGTTGAACGAGCTTGCGGATCGGTCGTGCTAACGAGGATAAAAATCATAGATTACATTtacttataataaatatatatataaacaattcaaacgaaacagCCTATTACAATATCAGAAGTGTTCCTAACCCAAAACTATGAGTAACGCAGTTCAACTATCCGATTTTACCCTCGACCAACTAAAACAATGGCTATCAACTTTAAACATGCCAACAAACGGCTCAAGAAACGAATTAGTGCATCGTCTGTATAGTGTGCCAGTCGAAACACGTGGTCTTGCCCCACCTGGTTGGAACGAACATGATAGACGACATCCAATTGATGCCTAACCCAGACCAATTAAATGAAGCGTCAATTGGCGACGCAATTCCGAGAAGCGTACAACAAGAAGCGGTAAACTCCaatttcaacaacaacaacgatgtCGCGTTGGTTCAACAATTACTACAACAACTTCAACTGCTGATTCCTAGAATCGAGCATGGCCACGATTTGGGCAGATCTTTCCAGAATTCGGAAAACAATGGCAACGCCACTGGCAATGTTATCGATAACAACGTAGCTAATGAGAATATCGATGACAGCAGCATTCCCATCAATGGCAACGCCACAGTCGAAGCCACCAACCAATACTCTGGCAACTCAAACGGCGAATCGATGGGTATAGCTTTTTCACTGGCGAAGGAAGTATTGATGGACTTCAATGGCGAATCGTGCTCCAAAAAGTGGGTGGCTCAGCTTAAAAATATCGGTGAAGTGTATAACATATGCAACACTCACTTACGAATGCTATTCATTTGCAAGATGAAAGGCAAGGCACATTCATGGCTTCATTCGGAGGTTACACGTATTCGCGAGCCAGTAGCAGTACTATGCGAACAGTTAATGGCAGCTTTTGGAGAGAAGATGTCCAAGTCACAAATGCGTCGTCATTTGGAACAGCGTAATTGGAAATTTGGCGAAAAGTTTGCAGTTTATCTGGACGACAAACTAATGTTAGCCAACAATATTAACATCGATGAAGAGGAGCTCCTTGATAAAGTTATCGAGGGTATACCTGACAAGGGATTACGCACTCAAGCACGGATCCAATGTTTCGCCAACCCTAAGCAGATGTTAGCTGCTTTCGCTGAGATACATCTAGAGGACATTCGACGCGCAACTAAAGATGAAAACGAAACTAGCAGAGCAAACAAGCTCCAAGAGATGCGCTGTCGTAGATGTAACATTAGAGGACACCTGGTGAACCGTGACCACGGGCAACCGTGAAACTAATGGACTCAACCGTACGAACCAGAGCAGCAACAATTTCGTAAGAGAATTCATTATACATTTTGTAGATTCGCCAAGTAATTCCTTTATTGCAGCGTGCCTCATAGATTCGGGGAGTCCAGTTTCCTTAATCAAGAAGAAACATTTACCTAATCATTCATATCTTTATTCTGTCGAGCAATCTTATCAAGGGCTAAATAGAAGTCCTCTCATTACATTGGGAAAATTACTATGTTACGttgtgaaaaattcaataaagatttacttttatttactcGTTATCCCAGACGAATCTATGAGTCGCGATGTAATTTTAGGAAGGGATTTTTTGACATCATGTAATCTTAAATTAGATTTAGATTCTTTTGAAAAAAGTGCGCTAGTAACTTCTCAAAGCCACGATAACGTaagaaaagttaattttaaagaaattggaATGTTGACGTCAGAACAtatggaaaatgaaattgttaataTAAGTGTAACGGGTAATAcagaaaacgaaaatattagtgcaaattataaaattaatacagAAAATGTTAATGCAGATAAGGAAATTATTGAATACAATGTTATTAACAAAAGGACATGCATAGATAAAGAAATGACTTTAGAGTTTGAAAAGAATATCATTAAAGGTACAAATGAGGAAAAGTATAGGattgaagaaattaaattaaaggaaCCCCGTAGTGAGTCTGAAACAAATATGGAAGATAACTTTGAGAGGAGAATGTTAGAAATTTTTTACATCGACAATGAAAACCCAGAACCAGAATACGTGATCGGTGAAAACATAGATTATAAAACGGCTAAGAGTTTTGATAAGCTAGTCAGGGATAGGTATGTGAATGCGCAAAGACCGGATAAACCGAATATCAGatgtgaaatgaaattaaacctAGAAAATTGCAAACCATTTAGTTACGCACCAAGACGGTTATCATATtctgaaaaggaaaaactacAGAAATTGTTAGATGAATATATAAGAGAAGAAATTATCAGACCAAGCGATTCGGAGTATGCGTCTCCAGTAGTGTTAGTGAAAAAGAACACAGGGGACATCAGATTATGCATAGATTTCCGAAAACTGAACAAGATGATTATCAAGGACAACTATCCGTTACCATTGATCGACGATCTGTTAGACAGACTAGTCAACAAACGTGTTTTTTCCAAATTAGATCTTAAAAATGGGTATTTCCATGTATTCGTCGATAAAGAGTCAGTAAAATACACGTCTTTCATCACGCCGCTTGGTCAATACGAGTTCCTAAGAATGCCAATGGGGATCAAGAATGCATCACATGTATTCCAAAGGTTTATAAACCGAATTTTTGAAGACATGATCAGAAAAGGGCAGGTCCTAGTATACATGGATGATATAATGATAGCCAGTGCAAATACAACCGAGCACCTACAGACTCTAGAAGAAGTTTTTGATAGGTTAGTAAGAAACAAATTAAGACTACGAATGGACAAATGCGAGTTTTTCATGTCAAGTATAAAATACCTGGGATATAAAAtcacagaaaacaaaatatgtgcTGACGATAAAGGTTTGGATGCAGTAAAAAACTTTCCAGTTCCAGGCAATGTACACACAGTGAAAAGTTTCTTAGGTTTGTGCTCCTACTTTAGAAGATTTATAAAAGACTTTTCCATAATCGCTAAACCTATGTACGACTTGATGAAAAAAGACAAAGAATTTCAATTCGGAAAAGAGGAATTAGAATGCTTTCTCAACTTGAAGCAAATACTATTGGAAGCACCAGTATTGGCGATATATGACCCCAGAGACGATACAGAGCTTCATTGTGATGCAAGCGCATTAGGTTTTGGGGCGGTCTTATTACAAAAGAAAGCGGATAAAAAACTACAcccaatattttatttttcgaaGAGAACAAGCGAGGTTGAGTCGAAGTATCACAGTTTTGAACTCGAAACGTTAGCGATTGTGTACTCCCTGCGCAGATTTAGGATTTATGTCCAaggaaagaaatttaaaattttaactgaCTGCAATTCTCTGACTCTTACACTAAATAAGATAGAATTAAACCCTAGGATCGCGAGATGGGCCCTTGAACTCCAAGAGTACGACTACGAGTTAGCGCATAGATCAGGGAAGCAAATGCAGCACGTAGACGCGTTAAGCAGATGCACCAATATCATGGTAATAGAACCGAATAGCTTCGAGCACAACCTAGTTATTTGCCAAGCAAAAGACTTAGaactgaaaaaaataaaggaaatgcTAGAAAAATCAGAGCACAACTTGtttgaaatgagaaacggAGTATTATACCGAAAGTCTAATGACAAGAAAATATTGTTCTACGTTccaaaagaaatggaaaatcaCGTTTTATACAAATACCACGACGAATTAGGCCATGTAGGTAGAGACAAAATGTTGGACGCAATAGGCAAAAGTTATTGGTTCCCAAGTCTTAAGGATAAAGCAACGAGACATATAGAAAATTGTCTAAGATGCATAGCATTCTCACCTAAATGCGGCAAAGGCGATGGATTTCTGAACAGTATACCGAAAGGCGATAAACCTTTCGAGCTAATCCATATCGATCACTATGGACCAATAGAAGCTGGAAGGTctaaaaaacacatatttGCAGTAGTAGACGGTTTTACGAAATTCGTTAGgctatatacaacaaaaaccacaaaaacaaaagaagcaaTAGATGCTTTAAAAGCGTATTTTAGTACGCTTCAGAAGTATACAACAGTACCCCAGTATAATGTTATTTGGCATAGAACAAAGAGGAGTAGTTACAGACGAACTGAAAGAAGAGATTAAAGAGCTAAGAAAtacagaaaatcaaataaaccTTGAAATGATAAGAAAGAATGCAGCGTTAAACCAGCAAAAAGCACAAGCATACAATGAAAGGTATTACAATAGTAAAAGAACAGggcaaaaagaatataaaatagGGGACTATGTCATGGTTAAAAATTTCGATAGTACAACGGGAATATCTCGAAAATTAATACCAAAAAACAAAGGACCATATGTAGTAGATAAAGTCCTGAAAAACAACAGATTTTTACTGAAAGATGTAGAGGGATTTCAACTTTCCCGTAACCCTTATCAGGGAGTATGGTGTGGCCAAAATATTAAGCCCTGGTTAAGAACTTGAAATAGTTGACTTTAATGTAAtcataaacttttgttttaataattgaTGTAAGatagaaataaaagaaaaaatgtatgtaatagtttgtaagatataaacaaaaaaaatgtatagctCGTAAGATATGAAATAATGTATACCACCCAAGATCAGGAGATCTTATTTTGTCAGGACGGCCGAATTGTAGCAGGCTTGCTCACGTAAGACGGTAGTTCCTCTCTCTCATGTCTCAGAGAGAGAACATGCTCGTCTCTAAATGAGAGCGAAGTACGAGAGAGCGTCGAGTCAGTCTGGGTTGAACGAGCTTGCGGATCGGTCGTGCTAACGAGGATAAAAATCATAGATTACATTtacttataataaatatatatataaacaattcaaacgaaacagCCTATTacactaagaataatgcatttcttttatagtaaaaaTATAGCGCTCACCAGGTCAGCAAAAtacgtctttattgataatagctaaccatagcagctaaattaactaggtctttattatTAACTGccgaccatatcagatc
This genomic interval from Drosophila willistoni isolate 14030-0811.24 unplaced genomic scaffold, UCI_dwil_1.1 Seg539, whole genome shotgun sequence contains the following:
- the LOC124461595 gene encoding uncharacterized protein LOC124461595 codes for the protein MIDDIQLMPNPDQLNEASIGDAIPRSVQQEAVNSNFNNNNDVALVQQLLQQLQLLIPRIEHGHDLGRSFQNSENNGNATGNVIDNNVANENIDDSSIPINGNATVEATNQYSGNSNGESMGIAFSLAKEVLMDFNGESCSKKWVAQLKNIGEVYNICNTHLRMLFICKMKGKAHSWLHSEVTRIREPVAVLCEQLMAAFGEKMSKSQMRRHLEQRNWKFGEKFAVYLDDKLMLANNINIDEEELLDKVIEGIPDKGLRTQARIQCFANPKQMLAAFAEIHLEDIRRATKDENETSRANKLQEMRCRRCNIRGHLVNRDHGQP